A stretch of the Capsicum annuum cultivar UCD-10X-F1 chromosome 8, UCD10Xv1.1, whole genome shotgun sequence genome encodes the following:
- the LOC107879924 gene encoding basic form of pathogenesis-related protein 1 — MEYSILVACFLTFAIFHSSQAQNSPQQNFLNAHNTARRQVGVSPMTWDNRLAAYAQNYANQRIGDCDMIHSHGPYGENLAAAFPQLNAAGAVKMWFDEKKWYDYNSNSCAPGKVCGHYTQVVWRNSVRLGCARVRCNNGWVFITCNYDPPGNYIGQRPYGDLEEQPAFDSKLDLPTDV, encoded by the coding sequence ATGGAATACTCCATTTTAGTTGCTTGTTTCCTTACCTTTGCTATATTTCATTCATCACAAGCTCAAAATTCTCCACAACAAAATTTTCTTAACGCTCACAATACAGCTCGTAGACAAGTTGGAGTCAGCCCTATGACGTGGGACAATAGGCTTGCAGCTTATGCCCAAAATTACGCAAATCAAAGAATTGGTGACTGCGATATGATCCACTCTCATGGCCCATACGGAGAAAACCTAGCCGCCGCTTTCCCCCAGCTCAACGCTGCCGGAGCCGTGAAGATGTGGTTCGATGAGAAGAAATGGTACGATTATAATTCGAATTCTTGTGCACCAGGAAAAGTATGTGGACACTATACTCAAGTGGTGTGGCGTAATTCAGTACGTCTTGGTTGTGCCAGGGTTCGATGCAACAATGGGTGGGTTTTTATAACGTGTAATTATGATCCACCAGGTAATTATATAGGACAACGCCCGTATGGTGATCTGGAAGAACAACCTGCCTTTGATTCCAAATTGGATCTTCCAACTGATGTCTAA